In Nostoc commune NIES-4072, a single genomic region encodes these proteins:
- a CDS encoding transposase, with protein MAYQFSLSRYYITPDHDEKLEAFSNASGDSRQMLIMQYTRGWLGRNRPYYTQLAVLDLQKREIAPSLWANIVLEQGFKGLPPYTSPILEHEIPKDPLAHIVLPDDVIEKQSNYFPLTRQNYLLLRTAIHFDGSSATKFISKIIHEQLCRNWDSLYASQVDAETNDDWLKGEL; from the coding sequence ATGGCGTATCAATTTTCACTTTCTCGTTACTACATCACTCCCGATCATGACGAAAAGCTAGAAGCTTTCAGCAATGCTTCAGGAGACTCCCGGCAAATGCTGATTATGCAATACACCAGAGGGTGGTTAGGGCGAAATCGCCCTTATTACACTCAATTGGCAGTATTGGATTTACAAAAAAGGGAAATTGCCCCTTCCCTTTGGGCAAATATAGTTCTAGAGCAGGGATTTAAAGGTTTACCACCTTACACTAGCCCGATATTAGAGCATGAAATCCCTAAAGATCCTTTGGCGCATATAGTTTTGCCAGATGATGTAATTGAAAAACAAAGTAATTACTTTCCGCTCACACGGCAGAATTACCTGTTACTGAGGACGGCAATTCATTTTGATGGCTCCAGCGCAACTAAATTTATTTCCAAAATAATTCACGAGCAGCTGTGCCGCAATTGGGATTCACTGTATGCCTCTCAGGTAGACGCAGAAACGAACGATGATTGGTTAAAAGGAGAACTTTAA